The Loxodonta africana isolate mLoxAfr1 chromosome 12, mLoxAfr1.hap2, whole genome shotgun sequence genome segment acagcaaaacaaaGACTAGTACATACATggttatagcagctttatttccAATAGTCAAAGACTGGAAATAACTCAAATGTCtgtcaacaggtgaatggataaacaaattatggtatatcatacaatggaatagtactcgGTGATAagaaggaatgaactattgatgtGTCATGGACGAACggcaaaataattatgctgagtaaaagctTGAACCCCCCCAAGTATGTACTGAatgtttccatttatataaaattctagaaaatacaaaTTAGTCTACAGACACAGTAAGCaggttagtggttgcctggggatgGAGGGTTAGAGAGGAAAGGGTTAAAGGGGCATGAATAAACCTCTCCGGTTTGATTATGGTGATGGCTTCATGAGTGTATACATATGCCAGAACTTATCAATCATACACTTTAATTATGTTCAATTTATCGTATGTCAATTATAACTCcaaaaagctgttaaaaaaaaaaaaagctaggtgaTGCGGTAACTTCATAGACCCCAATTTACAAGCAGTTAAGGACAAAGTGCTAACAATCACAAGATTTGCTCCCGATGGCATCTGTGTGAAAAAAGCACAGGGAAGCAATTAAGCACCTGATGAGCCTGACGACAGGATAACTGCAAAATAACCAACAGGTATTCCCtgcaaaggagtccctgggtggggcaaaaggctaagtgctccactactagccaaaaggtttgcagttcaaacccacccagaggcacctcagaagacaggccagtgatctgcttctcaaaggtcacagccttgtaaaccctctggagcagttctgctctgcacacactgGTTCaccatgagtaaaaaaaaaatagtaggacCTGACAAAACAGTAACCGCCAACAATGACATTCACTGCAAGTATGGTAGGGCAATTTGAGAAGAGCAGCTGAAGCTGGGAGCGGTTTTGCCTGCTCCAGTGGATGAGTGCAAGGGACCCGCTGTAAGAAGGTCTGACGGGGCTGGAGCAGTCTAGCCCTGTGAACTGTTCAAAGTGACCCACCAGGGACCCACACTGAAGAAAAACTGCTGGGAACAGAAATAATACCGAGCAGAACAGGGATAATGGAGACAAGGAAGGAGACGGTCAGATAAAAATGAAGGGGAACAGAGTCAGGAGATCTCAGAAAGCTAACCACCatattttttaaaggttttttaaCATTATTCAAAAAGGCAACAGAGAGAGCTCTGTCACGTTAGAAGAGCTATCTGAACTGTGTCCCCTTCTAAACATTCAGGAAAAAGAGCAGTAGAAAAGCACAGAGGTCAAATTCCATgtaaagctatttaaaaaagaaaaatgaacagaacatCCCTACAGACAATGAAAGCATGCCAGAAAGACATGCTCACAAAACAGATAAAATGTTTATTTCAAAATgagtttaaaaacattttaaaaattagatataAAACGTGAAAGAAAACGAACAttagaaaatatcagaaatgagATGACTGAACTCAAGAAAATGagaaatacaagaagaaaataattttagaaatgggaatgAAGAGTAAATAAACATAAGGATAATGCCATTAGAGACAGAACATGAAAAAGAAGacaatttttaaaacacaaaatgaaGAAAGATTAGAGTGAAGTAACAAATATAGAAGATAGGCAAGTCAGATTTCAACATACGGGTAACAAAAGtagacaaaggaaaagaaaaaaaatgagaaaaatgtaaTGCTAAACTACAATTCCAGAAAATTTTACTGAAAACAAAAATTTGGCCCAGAAAAATCAACACATTACAAATTCTAATAAAATTACCGgacttgaaggaaaaagaaaaaaaaaatcctttgggcATCTAAGTAAAAAGAGCACATGACTTCCAAGGGAAAGAAAATAAGACTTATCAACTTTTCAATTATCACGCCATggcagaagaaaatggaatgacaCATTTAAGATACTTAAGGAAAGAAAATGTGAGCCAAGGATTTTATACCCAGCAAAACGGATCTTCAAGTGTAAAGGGTACAAACCTCACAATATGCAAGAACTCAGGGAACAGTCCCATTCCCATAATGACTACATACATCAACTTAAAGGCTGGTTATCAAcattaaatatatagaaatgAGCCAAAATGATGGTAAAAGAGAGGGATTATATTATGTAATGGTTAACAATATAGACAAGTACCATTTTTCAGTAGTTGTAATTAATGATGGTGGTAATAGTGCTGTTATTCAAATACCGTATGTTAAAGTGGAATAAAGTAATTATGCGATATTCTTTCTCCTATGTCTTGAGAACCACAGTTCTCAGTGTGAAAGGAGACACAGACATAATATAGAAGCGGTGTAGTAAAAACCATGGAATCCTGAATTTAAATTGGGAATATCTACATCAACAATGACCAGCTAATAGAAATGAGCATCCCAGGTTGTGGATTTGAAATACCAttcccccattaaaaaaaaagaagaagaaacaggctGCTCTGACACAGctataatagagggtcccagacatagctggagaaaaatgtaaaacaaaattctaactcgcaaaaaaagaccagacttccaggcctgacagagactggagaaacccagagattatggcccctggacacccttttaactcagcactgaagtcactgctaaggttcacctttcagccaaagattagacaggcccataaaacaaacagtaatacatgtagctcaaccatgtatacgagactaaatgggcacaccagtccggggcaaggacgagaaggcaggagggacaggaaagctggatgaatggaaatagggaacccaaggtcgagaggggcaaagtgctgacatgtcatggaattggcaacccatgtcacaaaacagtatgtgtactgtttaatgacaaactaatttgctctgtaagtcttcatctaaagcacaaaaaagaaaCCAGGGGTTCTTGGAAAAATAGCTGATTCCATGTCTGAAGCAGGTGATGTACAAGATGAGTCTATAACACCTTGACATACCAGACAGCAGGAACCTGTCAGTgactctgtgtttgtgtgtgtacctCGCATATCAAAACAACTCAAGAGCTAACTTGAAGAAGCTCCCTCCCACTGGTCAAAGAAGCTACAATTTGAGTTCAGGGAAGATAAAAATTGCAATACATTGAAACCCATCAATATATGCTTAAGTTTACGAGTTCATGATATACATAAATAAGAAACCTTTAGCAGTTACTTCCTAAGGATGACAGAGAACTAATTCATTATCTTGAAAATTCAGTatacaaaaggaaagaatcacgtATTCCTGCCTTTCCTGTATCAACTCTATCGATGGGTAACCAAATGAAGGGAAGCATCTCCTTATAACATTATTCTGGctaataaatgcaaattaaatcacAGAACTAGAATACCGCCACTCTGGAAACGCTGATTAACTCACGGATTTAGACAATGAGCATCAGCAGCTGCCAATATCAGAAAAGATGAAACATTATCTACTGATAAAAGCTTGTACCACCGATACAGTCTTGTCAAAAGTATGGAACCTAAGTCTGATGAAGCTTCTGGATCCAGCTGCCAAACTGCAGGAAATATAGAGGACAAAAGAAAATGTTTAGCagtaccatgtgaagaactacaGGACAAACGGATGGAGGGGAAGCTGTTGATTAAAAGAGACTGAAGACATaccaggttttaaaaaaaaaaaaagaaacacaaggaAGCCATTTCTATAGAAATCAGGATAATGGTTACCTTTGGAGGGACAGTGGGGGCTGTGATGAGATGGAGCACTTGGACAGCCATTTGGGGTGGCTACAGAGGTGACCTGGGTGGCAGTTTTAAGGATATTCACTTTACGATAATAATTCAACAAGCTATAAACCTGTTTTCTGTAAGTGTTTTGATTTTACAATAAATAGGTTTAAAAAATAAACGATCATGacaaactttttttgttgttgttcttaaacaTTTATTTCTCCTTGGAGGTAGGGGTTGAGAAGGAATTGATACAAAAACAAAGCTAAATGACTGAATACATTCTAGTTAATGATATGCTAATCAGACAAATTTGAGAACTGATTGTTCTCAATCTTGGCAGGCCACTGAGTTTCAAATACAGCTATTGATATAATAGGaatgaaaacccaaaccaaacccagtgccgtcgagtcaattccaactcacagtgaccctataggccagagtagaactgccccatagagtttccaaggagcacctggtggattcgaactgctgaccttttgattagcagccgtagcacttaaccactacacccccagggtttcttAATAATGAAGCCCTGAAAGTTCTggtagctgctttttttttttccctaatgctTTCACGATTTATTAATAGCTGCACAATATTCCACCTTATGGCTGTACCATAATTTAACAAGTCTCCCAATGTAGACATTTAAActgttttcaaatatatatatatatacatatatatatacacatatatatacatatatatacatacatatacatacatatacgtatatatacatacatatacgtatatatatacatatatatatatattggtgtACTTTAGATGCagttttacagaacaagctagcttctcattaaacagttcggACACATAGTTTTAAGACACTGGTTAACACCCCCATGACATTTCAACGCTCTCCCTTtttaaccttgggttccctattacccagcttttctgccccctcctgccttctagtccttgcccctgggctggtgtgcccctttagtcttgtgttgttttatgggcctatctaatctttggatgatgggtgaacctcaggagtaacttcattgaTGAGCTAAaggggtgtcctggggccatactcttggggtttctctagtctgtcaggccagcaagtcgggtcttttttttgtgaattagagttttgttctacatttttctccagctctgtcggggaccctctactgtgatccctgtcagagcagtcattggtggtaatcgggcaccatctagttgtactggactcagatcATAACAAACTTTTTTATAACTTGCAGTGTTTTTAACAGAAACAtccaaagaaatttttttttaagatttatttatATCATCTTGGTCTTTAAAAGCCGTAACTGTTCCTCTATATGGTCTAATAGCCAGAGCTACCTATGTGCAGGTTATCCCCCGTATGAGAGTGTCAGCCAAGAGGGCAAGTGGGGCTGAGACCCAGCTCACATTCTGTCTGCTAAACTTTATGTCCTGGCGTGGGGCTGCATCTGCCCAAAGGAAGGGATGCCTTTATCTTGTCTGCATTAATGCACAGATCAACCTTAAAATCACAGGACTCAGTAGCTATACTTCTTGTCTGTATTTTTAAACCAACGTTTATTCATTCtttattaaagtaaaaaaattGGGTCAGACTGCAACAAAACAAACGAGAATAGCATCAAACCCAACAAGCATAATTCTGACATCTCAAAGGATGGCCAATTTATTACACATCTAACCACTTTTATTCCAGCTGTATTTCACAGAAAGCCACACAGCCTTTCCGATTTAGTTCAAAAACTGTGCCTGTGGCATTTATTGCAACACTCCATCCTATGGTCTTTTATTTTTCACATCAATAAGTAACGAAACGGCCACTGACGCAGGTTTCCACGTATTAAAATTGCTTTGTTCAGCCTTCAGATTGCTTAGCTCCTTCTCTTGCTAATCTATCAGCTTCTTCATTGCCTATAAATCCCGAATGACCTGGAACATGCATCTGTTAAGATAAAAATTTTCCTTTCATTAGTTTTGACAAAAGCAATACAAAACtatattctcattaaaaaaaaaaaatcaactatagTGTATACTGAGAAAAAAGCTCACCTTCACAGCTCCTTTCCCAATGTAATTATAAACAGCACAAAGTATATATTCTTACAAACCTTTTTAATGCATTATGCAATTCATACAAAAATTGGATCTTCCTGTTTGTACTGCCTTCTCCTCACTTAACAATGAGACTTGTCAAGCTCCCCATGCAAAACGCATGTATGCCTGCATGTATGTACGTAtataatacacatatatacacatgcactttattctttttaactGCTAAGAAAGTATGGATGTGCTTATTTGATTTAATCGTTGTTGACATTTAGGCTGCTGAAAGACAAATGTAAATGTCAGGTTACCACACTGTTAACAGTGGTCCTGGGTAGGGAGAGAAAGGTAGGGTTGAGACAATGGTTGCCATTTAACTCGCTCTGtactgtttggaaaaaaaaaaaaaaaccacttttaACAAGCCACCtattataagaaaaatatttccattttggGAAAAAAGTCATGTTAGTAGGACTCTGTCACacagctttattattttttttaacaaggtcCGTTATATAAATTAGTTTTATTTAACATTATCACTGATTCCAAAGAAACCAACAGGTCTGACTATTAACACCTCAAACAGTCATGAGGTATGCCCAGCCCAGGCATTTACATGAATTAATATCAAAATGTAAAGAGTATCAAATTGCCTTCAAATCAGACTGCCAGTGTATTCTATATAAAGTAATACCCTCTTGTTAACACACTGTTAATTATATaatgaacaaaaaaacaaaatgtattttaataCACATTATGATATTAATTTCGTGGAAACCATTATTTTAACTTCTTAATTCATTAAATCATTTATATAAGCCATTAGTCACGCTAGttaaaacattgaaaaaaaaaaacttacccacTGAATATCCATGCCCTGGATAAGTCTGTCAAGCTCAACAAAGTCCTCTTTGTTGATTACCTCTTTCCCTGTGCTTGTTCGCCATCCATTTTTCTTCCAACCTGGAACCCAGTTAGTTATACCTAAAAGAAATGCACACTCAAAGATTAATTTCATTATTTCATAATTAGCTTACGTCCTTTTTTGCCTccattctaatttttattaactgTTCTTAAGCTTGCccctcctttccctctccctccacaGATATTTTCTGCTGTATGTTCTGTAAAACAATACATGCTGTTATCATTCTCCACTAAGGCACTGGCAGTTCAGAGGTACAACTCTCCTCCTACACGTGGGAAACCCGGGGGGGCATTACCGGCCAGTGcccctcacgtgcagccaccactcgcCTGTCACTGGAGGCCTGCGTGTCGCTATAAAGAGGTTTCAATGGAGTGTCcgaggacagactaggaaaaaaggcctggcaatctccttgcCAAAGCCAGCCAACGAAAGctctatggattacaatggtcctatccgcaaccagtcatggggaggtccattctgttgtccatggagtcaccatgagtcgactCACAAGAACAGCTGATATCAAAATGTAAAGAATATCAAATAGAATATCAAAAAGAATATCAAAATCACTCTATGAAGAACAGCCTGACATCCTgcccaatctccccacatctaAGCCATCTATCACACACTCCTAGGGGACAAGCTGTTGTCTCAAACCAAACTGCTGACTATGCTATTTGGTGGCTGAAAGAGATCCCCCTATGTGAGAATAGTAATTTTCCTCTAGACATGTCATCTTTACTTCACACCTGGCATTCTGCTGCAGCAAAATGACACAAGCCTATCAAAATTGTTCAGATGAATACTTGATTAAGGGGAGACTCCCAAAACACTAAAGAAGAATTAGTTCTACCCGCACAAAATTCCTTGGGAAAGGCAGTCAGCTCAAGGTGACAGGCACTTCACCTGTGTTGAGCCCACTTCATCATCACAATGGCCCTATAAAGGTGTgttttattatctccattttagaaaTAAGCAAAATGAGGCTCTGGCAAGTAAAATAACTTGCTTATAGTACAGAGGTAAGGTAATAGTCTTGCTTGAAAAttctggttgttttttttaacttccctGGGTTTATCTCTTGCAATTGCTCCCATTTGTGTTCTAAGTAGTCATTCTAAACTTTTCACTTCCTTAATTATGCCATGCTTTGGTGTTCTGCAGATGCCTGAAATACTCTTCCTTTTTCTCTAACCTGTGTTCAACCTTCAGTTCTCAGTTTAAGATGTCACTTCCTCCAAAAAGCCTTCCCAGACCTCTTAAGCATCCCTCCCAGGTGGTCCTATATGCTATATTCCCCAAGGAGTACTTAGCATACTACCTTAACATGCTTATTCACATTAAACTCAAGTGCCATGAAAGTACAGATTTATCTCTCTTCACAGCCTGACACAGAGTGGGTATGAAAAAAGTTTGCAGTAAATACTGGAGCAGAAGCGGGATTCCACAATCCTCACTCTTTCCTGGGTACCCCATCAAACAAAGGTTATCCCTGTTTACCATTTGGGTTCTGCCCTGTTACACCACCTCCCATGGGggaagaaaatatatatttccttttataacaccagaagaaataaaatgtgaaCACTCACCATTTATAGTAAACATACTGTCTGTATAGAGAACCAACTTATTGATGTTTTGAGCCTTTGCTTGTTTGATGGCTCTGCAGGCTGCCTTGAAGAAATGAATCAATAATCATTTTACACAGTGTTCAGCTTTCAGCATAACTTCAAAATATAAGCGTTCTTTTTCTGGACTAGCTGTGGTGACCATATTCTCTGTATGAAATATTGCTTAAATATATAATTCCACTGTTTACACACCTACTTGCAAAAAGTTTTGTGATTTTTCTAGAGAGTTCTTAACCTTCAAAGTTGTTACTTAACCCCAAACTAAGCTTCTTTTGGACTCTATCTTATATACATCCACAAaaacctgactcatagtgacctaataggtcagagtagaactgctccacagggtttccaagaagtagctggtggattcaaactaccaacgtttggttagcagccaagctcctaaccactttgccaccagggatccatctTATAAACGTAGGTAGTATAAAACTAGTTGATACGTTCACAGTCAATGCTATTAAGAAGGGTGAACTTAAATTTTTAGTAGAGAAACGTCTCTAATAACTTACATGAATTTCTGCTCTTTGGTTTGTTTGTCGCCCGGGAAGTCGAATGCCTACATTTCTGTTTCAGAACAATACAAAAGAAAATTATCAAGCAATTCTCAAAGTAATTCCTTAAACGTCTCCGTAGATAACAACTGGttagtgtatatgtatgtatttgaaatataaaaaccAACCCACagcttttgagttgattttgactctcagtgaccctatagggcagaggagaaaagccccataaggtttccaaggctgtaaatctttacggaagcagaccaccacacctttctcctgtggagccgctggggggtttgaacagctgacctttcggatagcagccaagcactttaaccacagccaccagggctccttataagagCACAATATAAAAACATAGCCTTTAAAAACTAACCAAACTAAAAATACTTACATTTTATTGAAAGGCACCATGGTATAGTGTGGTAGACGGAACAACGGACCAGAAGTCAAAAGATCTAGGTTTAAGTCTTAGACCTGAAACGTATTAGCTATGTGGTCTTGGGCAAGCCACTTAAAGTCACCCTCAGTTTTGTCCCTGTGAAAAGTTGAAAGCATGAGCTCACCCATTCTCATGGGGTCTGAAAGCTAAGACGTTAAGTTGAACGATCTTTGTAAATTATAAAGCTCAACGTAAGTACAGTGGTATTATTACTGTATAATTTATAGTAAATATGCCTAACGGTCTCGTAGGCACCTGTTACTTTTGGAGAACAAAGCTCAGAACTGATCCATGGGGACTTGAGAAGAGTCAAAGCACTGTTTTACATTTGATTTTAGGATGTCAGTTATTATTCAAGTTCTCTCATACCTAGGGGCTAAGATTATGTGAATGGCTGCATTTCACATCCCTTTGATTTCGTgccttttgaaaaataaatagatCACCTGTAAAGTCACATATCTTCAGAAGAGTCATGGCTAAAACTCTGGTGATACGATGGGTCCCAAGCCCAGTGACCTGCCCCCTTGTAAGAACGATCTCCCAGTGTCCCCTGTGCTCTCCCAAGAGGAAAATACATAATTTTGTATAAGATTTTATCAGTGAGACAGAGACTTTTCAAGTTTTAGGGCTAGAAAAGCAATGCTAAGGTTATTTAACATTCTGAAGAACAAATCCGTTCAGCACCAACATGAATCAAAGCTGTTTTCCTGTTACGCCTACAAATGCTTTTATTTGGTAGGTCTTCCAAATAACCCAACAACAAGCATATCCTGTCTCATCTTTTCACAAGTTTTGAAATATGATTCGGTAAAATGTGAAGCTTAAAAAGTTTCGCCTTATTGGTTTTACTCACAAAGGATGGCCTGGCCCCCAATAAACACCAATTCCTGCTCGTGCCCT includes the following:
- the RNASEH1 gene encoding ribonuclease H1 isoform X2 encodes the protein MTKLFSLAHRVALATVSYSRCGCGGFGMFYAVRRGRKTGVFLTWNECRTQVDRFPAARFKKFATEDEAWAFVRSSVSPDGSEGEFVVVYTDGCCSSNGRKRARAGIGVYWGPGHPLNVGIRLPGRQTNQRAEIHAACRAIKQAKAQNINKLVLYTDSMFTINGITNWVPGWKKNGWRTSTGKEVINKEDFVELDRLIQGMDIQWMHVPGHSGFIGNEEADRLAREGAKQSEG